A region of bacterium DNA encodes the following proteins:
- a CDS encoding response regulator, which yields MKMRSWLRAGRLLLLALALIVSAQVREIGYLVIDQAVMWLPTGVALAGLWLLGARAWWVVFVSTVFTRLAIGYGLGVSLPAGIGSTAEALVGLLLLRRFGFRPHFERLRDVLALCVAAAVSPLASILMSFIARAYLWPDPHIPFHSGWDGWWRMNVIGALAVVPVTVIWLAHPRPRLVCLGSLHIALVALVQATLVAFIFVFGPGGVTGVVLLNLTVLVPLYAAVYQGPRSAVTAGALAAIVIALATTRGAGPFLAVAREERHVVLQLLELFLVGMPLVFGALVAERRAAEAERRRADTELAHSRELLASINRNVNEGLYRSAPDGTIIYANMAFARLFGCETPEEILPTNAFTLHADPERREELKGVIARSDFIANEEVLFRRRDGSTFWGLVSSTVVHGPDGAITGYDGAITDITVWKGLEEQLRQSQRLEAVGQLAGGIAHDFNNVLTAIVGYAELIRSSVPGQGEVHGFGSGVLRAAERAAALTRQLLAYSRRQVLSPQVLELGAVVEHLGEMMHRLIGENIRLRITIDPAGSWARVDRSQLEQVVLNLVVNARDAIAEKVTGGEGGTITITVAPIDVDGPLAERHVWLRPGPHVALVVADNGIGMTEETRARAFDPFFTTKDRGKGTGLGLSTVYGIVKQSGGGVFIDSAAGSGTAVTVYLPRVEAGAEPEPAPAPRPTAAEAATILFAEDDPNVRETTVQLLARAGFTVVAGIDGLDALELAGRHAGNIDLLVTDVVMPRLGGRELASRLTAERPGLRVLFISGYTDDVDDLRELAGAGGDFLQKPFGPEALVTRVRALLGRTG from the coding sequence ATGAAGATGCGCTCCTGGCTCCGCGCGGGCCGGCTTCTACTTCTCGCCCTGGCCCTCATTGTGTCCGCACAAGTGAGGGAAATCGGCTATCTGGTCATCGATCAGGCCGTGATGTGGCTGCCCACGGGGGTGGCCCTGGCCGGGTTGTGGCTGCTGGGGGCGCGGGCGTGGTGGGTCGTGTTTGTTTCGACGGTTTTCACCCGCCTGGCCATCGGCTACGGGCTCGGGGTGTCGCTGCCGGCCGGGATCGGCAGTACGGCTGAAGCCCTTGTCGGCCTGCTGCTGCTGCGGCGCTTCGGCTTCCGGCCTCATTTCGAACGGTTGCGTGACGTGCTGGCGCTCTGTGTCGCGGCGGCAGTCTCGCCGTTGGCCAGCATCCTGATGTCGTTCATCGCGCGCGCCTACCTCTGGCCCGATCCCCACATCCCGTTCCATTCGGGATGGGACGGCTGGTGGCGCATGAATGTCATCGGCGCCCTGGCGGTCGTACCGGTGACGGTGATCTGGCTGGCGCATCCGCGGCCACGCCTGGTGTGCCTGGGCTCGCTGCACATTGCCCTGGTGGCCCTCGTCCAGGCCACGCTGGTTGCCTTCATTTTCGTCTTCGGGCCCGGCGGCGTTACCGGCGTGGTTCTCCTGAACCTGACGGTGCTGGTTCCCCTCTACGCTGCCGTGTACCAGGGGCCGCGCAGTGCCGTGACTGCCGGGGCGCTGGCGGCCATCGTCATTGCACTGGCAACGACCAGGGGAGCCGGCCCGTTCCTGGCCGTGGCGCGGGAAGAGCGTCATGTCGTGCTGCAGCTGCTCGAGCTGTTCCTGGTCGGCATGCCGCTCGTGTTCGGCGCCCTGGTCGCCGAGCGGCGCGCCGCCGAAGCTGAACGCCGTCGCGCCGACACCGAGCTGGCCCACAGCCGCGAACTGCTGGCCTCGATCAACCGCAACGTCAACGAGGGCCTCTACCGCAGCGCGCCCGACGGCACGATCATCTACGCGAACATGGCCTTTGCCCGCCTTTTCGGCTGCGAGACACCCGAGGAGATCCTGCCGACCAACGCCTTCACGCTCCACGCCGATCCCGAGCGGCGGGAGGAGCTGAAGGGCGTCATCGCCCGGAGCGACTTCATCGCGAACGAGGAAGTGCTGTTCCGCCGCCGCGACGGTTCCACGTTCTGGGGCCTGGTCTCGAGCACGGTCGTGCACGGCCCCGACGGCGCCATCACGGGCTACGACGGGGCCATCACCGACATCACCGTCTGGAAGGGCCTGGAAGAGCAGTTGCGGCAATCGCAGCGCCTGGAGGCGGTGGGCCAGCTGGCCGGCGGCATCGCCCACGACTTCAACAACGTGCTGACGGCCATCGTGGGTTATGCCGAGCTGATCCGCTCGTCGGTGCCCGGGCAGGGCGAGGTGCATGGTTTCGGCTCGGGCGTGCTGCGCGCCGCCGAGCGCGCCGCGGCCCTCACGCGCCAGCTCCTGGCCTACAGTCGCCGGCAGGTGCTCTCGCCGCAGGTGCTCGAACTGGGCGCCGTGGTCGAGCACCTGGGCGAGATGATGCACCGCCTCATCGGCGAGAACATCCGGCTTCGCATCACCATCGACCCGGCAGGCAGCTGGGCGCGGGTCGACCGCAGCCAGCTGGAGCAGGTGGTCCTCAACCTGGTCGTCAACGCCCGCGATGCCATTGCAGAGAAGGTCACCGGCGGCGAAGGCGGCACCATCACCATCACCGTGGCGCCCATCGACGTGGATGGCCCCCTGGCTGAGCGGCACGTCTGGCTGCGCCCCGGGCCGCATGTCGCGCTGGTGGTGGCCGACAACGGCATCGGCATGACGGAGGAAACCCGCGCCCGCGCCTTCGACCCGTTCTTCACGACGAAGGACCGCGGCAAGGGCACGGGCCTGGGGCTGTCGACGGTGTACGGCATCGTCAAGCAGAGCGGCGGCGGCGTGTTCATCGACAGCGCCGCCGGGAGCGGCACCGCGGTGACGGTGTACCTGCCGCGCGTCGAGGCCGGCGCCGAACCCGAGCCCGCGCCCGCGCCGCGCCCGACCGCTGCCGAGGCGGCCACCATCCTGTTCGCCGAGGATGATCCCAACGTGCGCGAAACCACCGTCCAGCTGCTGGCACGGGCGGGCTTCACGGTGGTGGCGGGAATCGACGGCCTGGACGCGCTGGAACTGGCCGGCCGGCACGCCGGCAACATCGACCTGCTCGTCACCGACGTCGTCATGCCGCGACTGGGCGGGCGCGAACTGGCCTCGCGCCTGACGGCGGAGCGCCCCGGCCTGCGCGTGCTGTTCATCTCGGGCTACACCGACGACGTCGACGACCTGCGCGAACTCGCGGGCGCCGGCGGCGATTTCCTGCAGAAGCCGTTCGGCCCCGAAGCACTGGTCACCCGCGTGCGAGCGCTGCTCGGCCGTACCGGCTGA
- a CDS encoding SRPBCC domain-containing protein, giving the protein MTTPENERDVVLRREIPFARALVWKAITDPAHMQQWWGPDGFTIENLTMDLRVGGTWIFDMVGPDGTRYPNHSVFTEIVPPARLIYDHGDGQRIWFIASILLDETATGTMVTLRHLFPSRESRDEVVTKYGAIEGGKQHLAKMEAYVREHLA; this is encoded by the coding sequence ATGACAACGCCTGAGAACGAACGCGACGTGGTCCTTCGCCGCGAGATCCCGTTCGCGCGCGCCCTGGTCTGGAAGGCCATCACCGACCCCGCCCACATGCAGCAGTGGTGGGGCCCCGACGGCTTCACCATCGAGAACCTGACGATGGACCTGCGCGTCGGCGGCACCTGGATCTTCGACATGGTCGGCCCCGACGGCACCCGCTACCCCAACCACTCGGTGTTCACCGAGATCGTGCCCCCCGCACGCCTCATCTATGACCACGGCGACGGCCAGCGCATCTGGTTTATCGCCTCGATCCTCCTCGACGAGACCGCCACCGGCACCATGGTGACGCTGCGCCACCTCTTCCCGAGCCGCGAGTCGCGCGACGAGGTCGTCACGAAGTACGGGGCCATCGAGGGTGGGAAGCAGCATCTGGCGAAGATGGAGGCTTATGTGCGGGAGCATTTGGCGTAG
- a CDS encoding MarC family protein — protein sequence MDLTGYALLSLSSLFAVVDPLGCIPFFSGQTAGMSRKRKRRILWRALLVSLFVLLAFTYAGSTLLHTFGITIDAFRIAGGVILFGIGLDMLQSRPRRWHTGLDQAARAVAAGPVEVPVDPDHDPSVTPLAIPLIAGPASITAVMVLQAGAPGVPGAVVVGGSVVLILLLTGAILLTADTVLRRLGATGMKIVEKLMGLLLTVIAVQLVMNGVGPFVSGLVK from the coding sequence ATGGACCTGACCGGATACGCCCTCCTTTCCCTGTCATCGCTGTTCGCGGTGGTGGACCCGCTCGGCTGCATCCCGTTCTTCTCGGGCCAGACCGCAGGCATGTCGCGCAAGCGCAAGCGGCGCATCCTGTGGCGGGCGCTGCTGGTGTCGCTGTTCGTGCTGCTGGCGTTCACCTACGCGGGCAGCACGCTGCTGCACACGTTCGGCATCACCATCGACGCGTTCCGCATCGCCGGCGGCGTCATCCTGTTCGGGATCGGGCTGGACATGCTGCAGAGCCGGCCGCGTCGCTGGCATACCGGGCTGGACCAGGCGGCGCGCGCCGTGGCAGCCGGGCCGGTCGAGGTTCCTGTCGATCCCGACCACGACCCCTCGGTGACCCCGCTCGCGATTCCGCTCATTGCCGGGCCGGCCTCGATCACGGCGGTCATGGTGCTGCAGGCCGGCGCGCCGGGCGTGCCGGGCGCCGTGGTGGTCGGCGGCTCGGTGGTGCTGATCCTGCTGCTGACGGGCGCCATCCTGCTGACGGCCGACACCGTGCTGCGCCGCCTGGGCGCCACCGGCATGAAGATCGTCGAGAAGCTGATGGGGCTGCTGTTGACGGTCATCGCCGTGCAGCTGGTCATGAACGGGGTGGGGCCGTTCGTGAGTGGGTTGGTGAAGTGA
- a CDS encoding sigma-70 family RNA polymerase sigma factor, which produces MHDSELTIEKRWLILARLDPEDFRRFYAKYCDGVYRFCLRRTLDPQVAEDLTSETFLRAQRNLWRFRWQGVTFGAYLYRIALNLVRQHVAMAARSVNLDEPDLTIVDARINPLAEIVLTERQLAVRTAVASLDALSREIFLLHYWEEMTTVEIAAVLGTPEGTVKTRLRRGREALRQQLRRRGIDPAVAPGDKPGDRPCERPREEAE; this is translated from the coding sequence TTGCACGATTCCGAACTGACAATCGAGAAGCGCTGGCTGATCCTGGCGCGCCTGGATCCGGAGGACTTCCGCCGGTTCTATGCAAAGTATTGCGATGGGGTCTATCGATTCTGCCTGCGACGCACCCTCGACCCCCAGGTGGCGGAAGACCTGACCAGCGAGACGTTCCTGCGCGCCCAGCGCAACCTGTGGCGATTCCGGTGGCAGGGCGTGACGTTCGGGGCCTATCTGTATCGCATCGCCCTGAACCTGGTGCGGCAGCATGTGGCGATGGCCGCGCGCTCGGTGAACCTGGACGAGCCGGACCTGACGATCGTCGATGCGCGGATCAATCCGCTGGCCGAGATCGTGCTGACCGAGCGGCAGCTCGCGGTGCGGACAGCGGTGGCCAGCCTGGATGCGTTGAGCCGGGAGATCTTCCTGCTGCACTACTGGGAAGAGATGACGACCGTCGAGATCGCCGCCGTGCTGGGAACGCCCGAGGGCACGGTGAAGACGCGCCTGCGCCGCGGACGGGAGGCGCTGCGACAGCAGCTGCGGCGCCGCGGCATCGACCCCGCGGTTGCGCCCGGTGACAAGCCCGGAGACAGGCCCTGTGAAAGGCCCAGGGAGGAGGCGGAATGA
- the asnB gene encoding asparagine synthase B, translated as MCSIFCLLDLKSDPVALRRRALEMSRLMRHRGPDWSGIHTAPNAILAHERLAIVDPVGGAQPLKNAEGTHVLAVNGEIYNHQELKAQLKGDYEFQTGSDCEVILALYAEHGEGFLDQLRGMFAFVLYDEARGRWLIARDHMGIIPLYTGYDAEGTLHVASELKALEPVCREVAVFPPGHLWMSGQKAPRRWWRRDWQSWEGVKDATTDKAALAAALDDAVRCHLMSDVPYGVLISGGLDSSVIAALAARHAAMRVEDGERSQAWWPRLHSFAVGLKTSPDLVAAREVAAHLGTVHHEVVYTVQEGLDAVPDVIRHLETYDVTTIRAATPMYLMARRIKAMGIKMVLSGEGADEIFGGYLYFHKAPGAEEFHLELLRKLENLHLYDCLRANKAMAAWGVEARVPFLDKNFLDVAMNIAPGDKMCGGGVIEKRVLRECFAGLLPASVAWRQKEQFSDGVGYGWIDSLRATAEQVVTDEVFADRAAMFPIHTPLSKEAYFYRAVFEQHFGGSDSVLRTVPYGKSVACSTEAALAWDASLRLRDDPSGRAVPGVHGSAYAAPPSRESGAVG; from the coding sequence ATGTGCTCGATTTTCTGCCTGCTCGACCTGAAGTCGGACCCGGTGGCGCTGCGGCGCCGCGCCCTGGAGATGTCACGCCTGATGCGGCACCGCGGGCCCGACTGGTCGGGCATCCACACGGCGCCCAACGCGATCCTGGCGCATGAGCGGCTGGCGATCGTCGATCCGGTGGGCGGGGCGCAGCCGCTGAAGAACGCCGAGGGCACCCATGTGCTGGCGGTGAACGGCGAGATCTACAACCACCAGGAACTGAAGGCGCAGCTGAAGGGCGACTACGAGTTCCAGACGGGTTCGGACTGCGAGGTGATCCTGGCGCTGTATGCCGAGCACGGCGAGGGGTTCCTCGACCAGTTGCGCGGCATGTTCGCGTTCGTGCTGTACGACGAGGCGCGGGGGCGGTGGCTGATCGCGCGCGACCACATGGGCATCATCCCGCTCTATACCGGGTACGATGCCGAGGGAACGCTGCACGTGGCGTCGGAGCTGAAGGCGCTCGAGCCGGTGTGCCGCGAGGTGGCCGTGTTCCCGCCGGGCCACCTGTGGATGAGCGGGCAGAAGGCGCCGCGCCGCTGGTGGCGGCGCGACTGGCAGTCGTGGGAAGGCGTGAAGGACGCGACCACCGACAAGGCGGCGCTGGCGGCCGCGCTCGACGATGCGGTGCGCTGCCATCTCATGTCCGACGTGCCGTACGGGGTGCTCATCTCGGGCGGGCTCGATTCGTCGGTGATTGCGGCGCTGGCGGCGCGTCATGCGGCGATGCGCGTGGAAGACGGCGAGCGTTCGCAGGCGTGGTGGCCGCGGCTGCACAGCTTCGCGGTGGGGTTGAAGACCTCGCCTGACCTCGTGGCAGCGCGCGAAGTGGCGGCCCACCTGGGCACCGTGCATCACGAAGTGGTCTACACCGTGCAGGAGGGGCTCGACGCCGTGCCGGACGTGATCCGGCACCTGGAAACGTACGATGTGACGACCATCCGCGCGGCCACCCCCATGTACCTGATGGCGCGCCGCATCAAGGCGATGGGCATCAAGATGGTGCTGTCGGGCGAGGGTGCCGACGAGATCTTCGGCGGCTACCTCTACTTCCACAAGGCGCCGGGCGCCGAGGAGTTCCACCTCGAGCTGCTGCGCAAGCTGGAGAACCTGCACCTGTACGACTGCCTGCGCGCCAACAAGGCGATGGCCGCCTGGGGCGTGGAGGCGCGGGTGCCGTTCCTCGACAAGAACTTCCTGGACGTGGCGATGAACATCGCGCCGGGCGACAAGATGTGCGGCGGCGGCGTCATCGAGAAGCGCGTGCTGCGCGAGTGCTTTGCCGGACTGTTGCCCGCCAGCGTGGCGTGGCGCCAGAAGGAGCAGTTCTCCGACGGTGTCGGCTACGGCTGGATCGATTCGCTGCGGGCCACCGCCGAGCAGGTGGTGACCGACGAGGTGTTCGCCGACCGCGCGGCCATGTTCCCGATCCATACGCCGCTGTCGAAGGAGGCGTACTTCTACCGCGCCGTGTTCGAGCAGCATTTCGGCGGCAGCGATTCGGTGCTGCGGACGGTGCCGTACGGGAAGTCGGTGGCGTGCTCGACGGAGGCGGCGCTGGCCTGGGATGCGAGCCTGCGGTTGCGCGATGACCCGTCGGGGCGGGCCGTGCCGGGCGTGCACGGCAGTGCGTATGCGGCGCCGCCGTCGCGCGAGAGCGGGGCGGTGGGCTAG
- a CDS encoding class I SAM-dependent methyltransferase has protein sequence MDWTTKPQLYDHLGRDYGSYRRPDPRLAAAILAALGDAAPVVNVGAGAGSYEPTDREVLAVEPALAMVRQRAPGAAPVVRASATHLPLRSGSFAAALAVLTVHHWPDRVRGLRELARVARQRVVILNHDPLAAPFWLVDDYFPEIREIDRGIFPTLVEFESALGPVTVTPLPIPHDCTDGFLGAYWRRPQAYLDPGVRHAISTFARVANVEAGLAQLRADLDSGAWEQRHGHLLGLAEVDLGYRLVTARAAGADED, from the coding sequence ATGGACTGGACCACGAAGCCGCAGCTTTACGATCATCTCGGCCGCGACTACGGGAGCTACCGCCGGCCCGACCCGCGGCTGGCGGCGGCGATCCTCGCGGCGCTGGGCGATGCTGCGCCCGTCGTGAACGTGGGCGCCGGCGCCGGTTCGTACGAACCGACGGATCGCGAGGTGCTGGCCGTGGAGCCCGCCTTGGCCATGGTGAGGCAGCGCGCGCCCGGCGCGGCCCCGGTGGTGCGCGCCTCGGCCACGCACCTGCCGCTGCGCAGCGGCTCCTTTGCGGCGGCGCTCGCCGTGCTCACGGTGCATCACTGGCCCGACCGCGTGCGTGGCCTGCGTGAACTGGCGCGCGTGGCGCGGCAGCGTGTGGTGATCCTCAACCACGACCCGCTGGCGGCGCCGTTCTGGCTCGTCGACGACTACTTCCCGGAGATCCGCGAGATCGACCGCGGCATCTTCCCGACCCTCGTCGAGTTCGAGTCTGCGCTGGGCCCTGTCACCGTGACGCCGCTGCCGATCCCGCACGACTGCACCGACGGCTTCCTGGGCGCGTACTGGCGCCGCCCGCAGGCGTACCTCGACCCCGGCGTGCGGCATGCCATATCCACGTTTGCACGTGTGGCGAATGTCGAGGCCGGGCTGGCGCAACTGCGCGCGGACCTGGACAGCGGAGCGTGGGAACAGCGGCACGGTCATCTGCTCGGGCTGGCGGAAGTGGATCTCGGGTATCGGCTCGTGACGGCGCGTGCGGCCGGCGCCGATGAGGACTGA
- a CDS encoding DUF1801 domain-containing protein, whose amino-acid sequence MPPAKPRNLAEYIARLPDDKRAALEKLRSRILAAAPGAEDSISYGMPAVSLEGRALVCYAAARDHCSLYPMSPQVIEDLADELAGYSLSKGTIRFDPAKPLPAALVKKVVKARIAENRAKGKPRCRS is encoded by the coding sequence ATGCCCCCCGCCAAGCCCCGCAACCTGGCCGAGTACATCGCGCGCCTTCCCGACGACAAGCGCGCGGCGCTGGAGAAGCTGCGCAGCCGGATACTCGCCGCGGCGCCCGGGGCCGAGGACAGCATCTCCTACGGGATGCCCGCCGTGAGCCTCGAGGGACGCGCGCTGGTGTGCTACGCCGCGGCGCGGGACCACTGCTCGCTGTACCCGATGAGCCCGCAGGTGATCGAGGACCTGGCGGACGAACTGGCGGGCTACAGCCTCAGCAAGGGCACCATCCGCTTCGACCCGGCCAAGCCGCTGCCGGCCGCGCTGGTGAAGAAGGTCGTGAAGGCGCGCATCGCCGAGAACCGTGCGAAGGGGAAGCCGCGCTGCCGTTCGTAG
- a CDS encoding alkaline phosphatase family protein — protein sequence MYGKIQGKAACGLAVLAMLATAALLPLAGCGRKPQQEVWIIGLDGGDWDILEPVMNAGHMPNLKKLRDEGAWGRLRSEMPLLSPVLWTSIATGQTPDRHGVTWFMSTTPDGQKIPISSRSRQVRAVWNVASENKLTAGVIGWWATWPVEPINGFMVSDYVGWHSFGITGRGVDDVGKVWPEAYAKDVAGLLPAPEAIPNALLQRIVNLTEAQIAAATTATDNPYSTPVAHLRQAMATARGYTDIALERLAKQRPSLLAVYYEGTDASMHLFNNFAEPKQEWVSDADYAAYKDAVAAYWSWQDSLVGELLAKRGPNTTIIVCSDHGFRTGTERLREDHVDTELADASHMIDGILVLNGPGVRGGTPITGASIYDIAPTVAALLGLPVAGDLHGQVLSGALSGEFRTANPVRQVATWETTPLQHSGEVVNDPEAAARMEQMLRSLGYVAGADDAATSPGVAVGAENAVNMATIYMRQGRMAEAVKVLEAEYGRSPQDRTVRLNLAQAWARSGRVPEALKMYRGLRADEPRDLAVVEDYAHALMGAGQFAHAVAVYDSGLAVDPKWAWGLAGKGYGMHRLGRSREGAALVAQAQQLDARLPRSYFYGGVIALETGDRALARTQLTRSLELDPVDEQSALALSSVLIDANDIPGARAVLEKTLSAAGNAPRLAGQLGFVFMQMQQPAQAVPHFKSAVAALAAAKQDDPSLMGNLGVAQAMSGDLEGGIATFRRMIELWPDSAEAHGQLGGFYAQAGRKADAVRELERAVQLAPGDAQLKKVLAAVKNQ from the coding sequence ATGTACGGGAAGATCCAAGGCAAGGCGGCCTGCGGCCTGGCCGTGTTGGCCATGCTGGCGACCGCGGCGCTTCTGCCACTGGCGGGCTGCGGCAGGAAGCCGCAGCAGGAAGTGTGGATCATCGGCCTGGATGGCGGCGACTGGGACATCCTCGAGCCGGTGATGAACGCCGGCCATATGCCCAACCTGAAGAAGCTGCGCGACGAAGGCGCCTGGGGCCGCCTGCGCAGCGAGATGCCGCTGCTGTCGCCGGTGCTGTGGACCAGCATCGCCACCGGGCAGACGCCAGATCGCCACGGCGTGACCTGGTTCATGTCGACGACACCCGACGGCCAGAAGATCCCCATCAGCAGCCGCAGCCGGCAGGTGCGCGCGGTGTGGAACGTGGCCAGCGAGAACAAGCTGACGGCCGGCGTGATCGGCTGGTGGGCCACATGGCCGGTCGAGCCCATCAACGGGTTCATGGTCAGCGACTATGTGGGGTGGCACAGCTTCGGCATCACCGGGCGCGGTGTCGACGATGTCGGCAAGGTGTGGCCCGAGGCCTACGCGAAGGACGTGGCGGGCCTGCTGCCGGCGCCGGAGGCGATCCCCAACGCGCTGCTGCAGCGCATCGTGAACCTGACCGAGGCGCAGATCGCCGCAGCCACGACGGCCACCGACAACCCCTACAGCACGCCGGTGGCGCACCTGCGCCAGGCGATGGCGACGGCGCGCGGCTACACCGACATCGCACTGGAGAGGCTGGCCAAGCAGCGGCCGTCGCTGCTGGCCGTGTATTACGAGGGCACCGACGCCTCGATGCACCTGTTCAACAACTTCGCCGAACCGAAGCAGGAATGGGTTTCCGACGCCGACTATGCGGCGTACAAGGACGCGGTGGCGGCGTACTGGTCGTGGCAGGACTCGCTGGTGGGCGAACTGCTGGCCAAGCGCGGGCCGAACACGACCATCATCGTGTGTTCGGACCACGGGTTCCGCACCGGCACCGAGCGGCTGCGCGAGGATCACGTCGACACCGAGCTCGCCGATGCCTCGCACATGATCGACGGCATCCTCGTGCTGAACGGGCCGGGTGTGCGCGGCGGGACGCCGATCACCGGCGCGAGCATCTACGACATCGCGCCGACGGTGGCGGCCCTGCTGGGCCTGCCGGTGGCCGGCGACCTGCACGGCCAGGTGCTCAGCGGCGCGCTGAGCGGCGAATTCCGCACCGCGAACCCGGTGCGCCAGGTGGCCACCTGGGAGACGACGCCGCTGCAGCACAGCGGTGAAGTGGTGAACGACCCGGAAGCGGCCGCGCGCATGGAGCAGATGCTGCGCTCGCTGGGCTACGTGGCCGGCGCGGATGACGCCGCGACCTCGCCGGGCGTGGCTGTCGGGGCCGAGAACGCCGTGAACATGGCCACCATCTACATGCGGCAGGGCCGCATGGCCGAGGCCGTGAAGGTGCTCGAGGCCGAGTACGGGCGCTCCCCGCAGGACCGCACGGTGCGCCTGAACCTGGCGCAGGCGTGGGCGCGCAGCGGCCGCGTGCCCGAGGCGCTGAAGATGTACCGCGGCCTGCGCGCCGACGAGCCGCGCGACCTGGCCGTGGTCGAGGACTACGCGCACGCGCTGATGGGTGCCGGACAGTTCGCGCACGCCGTGGCGGTGTACGACTCGGGCCTGGCCGTGGACCCGAAATGGGCCTGGGGCCTGGCCGGCAAGGGTTACGGGATGCACCGCCTGGGCAGGTCGCGCGAGGGCGCGGCGCTGGTGGCCCAGGCGCAGCAGCTCGATGCGCGGCTGCCGCGCTCGTACTTCTACGGCGGGGTCATCGCGCTGGAGACGGGCGATCGTGCGCTGGCGCGCACGCAGCTGACGCGCTCGCTGGAACTGGATCCCGTCGACGAGCAGAGCGCGCTGGCGCTGTCGAGCGTGCTGATCGACGCGAACGACATTCCCGGCGCACGCGCCGTGCTCGAGAAGACCCTCTCGGCCGCCGGCAATGCACCGCGGCTCGCCGGCCAGCTCGGGTTCGTGTTCATGCAGATGCAGCAGCCGGCGCAGGCCGTGCCGCACTTCAAGTCCGCCGTGGCGGCGCTGGCGGCCGCGAAGCAGGACGACCCCTCGTTGATGGGCAACCTGGGCGTGGCGCAGGCGATGAGCGGCGACCTGGAAGGCGGCATCGCCACGTTCAGGCGCATGATCGAACTGTGGCCCGACAGCGCCGAGGCGCACGGCCAGCTGGGCGGCTTCTACGCGCAGGCCGGCCGCAAGGCCGACGCGGTGCGCGAACTGGAGCGCGCCGTGCAGCTGGCGCCGGGCGACGCGCAGCTGAAGAAGGTGTTGGCGGCGGTGAAGAACCAGTAG
- a CDS encoding TetR/AcrR family transcriptional regulator: protein MQDTTPESPPRNESRRRFLDAAVHLIRARGYEAATIDDLCRAAGLTKGSFFHHFRGKEDLALAAAAHFAAGADALFAQAPYHEPEDPRDRVLGYVDFRRAILQGSLPQFTCLLGTVVQETYDTHPALREACDTHISAHAAVVAQDIEAARELHAPRAAWSAESLGLFTQAVLQGSFILAKASGGPAVADACLSHLRRYLELLFDSPATNHHQGVDDHGDQR from the coding sequence ATGCAGGATACCACACCGGAAAGCCCGCCCCGGAACGAATCGCGCCGCCGGTTCCTCGACGCGGCCGTCCACCTGATCCGGGCCCGGGGCTACGAGGCCGCCACCATCGACGACCTCTGCCGCGCCGCCGGCCTGACCAAGGGCAGCTTCTTCCACCATTTCAGGGGGAAGGAGGACCTGGCGCTGGCGGCGGCCGCCCACTTTGCCGCCGGGGCCGACGCGCTGTTCGCGCAGGCCCCGTACCACGAACCCGAGGACCCGCGGGACCGCGTGCTGGGCTATGTCGATTTCCGGCGCGCCATCCTGCAGGGCAGCCTGCCGCAGTTCACCTGCCTGCTGGGCACCGTGGTGCAGGAGACCTACGACACGCACCCCGCGCTGCGCGAAGCCTGCGACACCCACATCAGCGCGCATGCCGCCGTTGTCGCGCAGGACATCGAGGCGGCCCGCGAACTCCACGCCCCCCGGGCCGCCTGGTCCGCCGAGAGCCTGGGCCTGTTCACGCAGGCCGTGCTGCAGGGCTCATTCATCCTCGCGAAGGCCAGCGGCGGCCCCGCGGTGGCCGATGCATGCCTGTCCCATCTCCGACGCTACCTGGAACTGTTGTTCGATTCCCCCGCAACCAACCACCACCAAGGAGTGGATGATCATGGCGACCAACGCTAA
- a CDS encoding DUF1211 domain-containing protein, protein MGKGRLEAFSDGVIAILITIMVLELKVPHGTSPADLLPLVPVLLSYALSFVYLGIYWNNHHHLLQAARHVDGRVLWANLHLLFWLSLVPFTTAWMGENEFAAWPVAMYGVVLLLAAVAYFVLTRALVARHGADSVLAAAIGRDGKGMLSLLLYLVGVALAFVLPAAACGVYVLVAVIWLVPDRRIEKRLDA, encoded by the coding sequence ATGGGCAAGGGCCGGCTCGAGGCGTTCAGCGACGGCGTCATCGCCATCCTGATCACGATCATGGTGCTGGAGCTGAAGGTGCCGCACGGCACCTCGCCGGCCGACCTGCTGCCGCTGGTGCCGGTGCTGCTCAGCTACGCGCTCAGCTTCGTGTACCTGGGCATCTACTGGAACAACCACCATCACCTGCTGCAGGCGGCGCGTCACGTGGACGGCCGTGTGCTGTGGGCGAACCTGCACCTGCTGTTCTGGCTCTCGCTGGTCCCGTTCACCACCGCCTGGATGGGCGAGAACGAATTCGCCGCCTGGCCGGTGGCAATGTACGGCGTGGTGCTGCTGCTGGCGGCTGTCGCGTACTTCGTCCTCACGCGCGCACTGGTGGCGCGGCACGGCGCGGACTCGGTGCTGGCGGCGGCGATCGGTCGCGACGGCAAGGGTATGCTCTCGCTGCTGCTCTACCTGGTGGGCGTGGCGCTGGCCTTCGTGCTGCCGGCAGCCGCCTGCGGCGTCTACGTGCTGGTGGCGGTGATTTGGCTGGTGCCGGACCGGCGGATCGAGAAGCGGCTCGACGCTTGA